The region ATCCACAGTGACAAGCAGGCTTTCCCTTGTGTGAAGTCAAGAGGGAgaccagagctgcaggagtggaAGCCAGCAAATGTGCAGAGggggggctgctgctgtccccaagcTGGGCAGAGCCTACACCAAAGCCCTGCAGGCTGTAAGTGAGCAGCAGTATCTGCTTCTCCCTTGGCCCCACTGCCTTCCCTGGCCACTAGCAGGCTTGCAAACAGCCTGGCTCTGAGGACAAACCCTGCCCTCATCCTTATCAGCTCCCCTCCTTATCAGCTCCCTGTTTTGTTCTAGGGTCACTATAGATACCATCACCAGACAGTGTGAGAACCACTGGGGAGATAAGGAGGGTGCAGTGTTTGTGGATggagggagcacagctctgcatcgCTGTGGTAACAATACTCCCCATTAAGGTCTGGGAAGTACTTCTTGTCATCTCTCAAAGTGAGACTCAAGACCTTCCCATTTCCCTTAGACATTCTCTGCTGTTTACCAGTGGCATGCACCTCCCACGTGGACTTTGGACAACCTGCAATAACACCTGCCCTGTGCTTGGCTGTGCAAAGTTATTTGTTCCCTGTAGAAATATGGGACTCCAGGTCTGCAACTCGCACCAATTCAAATTCTTCTAATTCccatttccactgaaatattcTGCTCTTCATTAAAGTCTATAAAATACCTCTTCTGGTATTGAATTCATCAGAACACTCCAGAGCTTTGACTCAGGAagaccaaaagaaaatatttaaaccaaGAGCTCTCTTTACAGAGGCCCCACAGCCAGGGGGAAGCTGCTGGGACACATCTTGAATGATTTTGGCCCTTGCTTGCCATGGCAGCATTAGAAACACAGACTGAGGCCAGTCCACACAGATGGACATGCTTGTGTGGAGGACCTTGCCAATAGTTTTGATGGGTGTTTCTTTCACAACAGAAACTAGGAATTCCtaaacaattaattttaaatagcCACAAGCTCTTTGAACACATAGAGAGAGCATGGCTGCCACACTATCACATAGCAATGAAAGCACCCGAGATCTTTATCAGACCCATCTGCCATGAGCAGTTTTGTCCTTTCCTCCAGTACCATCAGAGCTAAAAAATCTTAAGAGCGGTGTAAAGATACAGTTCACAAACAGATTTtggattgtttttattttatgacaGGCTCTACAGTAAGGAAGCCCTGATGAGTACAAGGAGCTTAAGTGCCTTTGCTGAAATCcaattcagatttaaaatgcCTTGCGTGTTAGGCTTGTTTAAACCATCCAAAAAGTGGTTTGCTCCACCAGGTCAAATTAACAgctctaaggaaaaaaacaactttcacGAGATCACCCATCTGTGTCTCCACAGACAAGTATTGCTCTATGTGCTCAGTTAGGTATTGgtatcttaaaatatatttcttttaattcttggcaaaacacattttcttaaaTAGACTCATGATGGAGATGTGGGGTATTAATTTAACTAAACTAAGCATTCTCCTTTTAGTGCTTTCCAGTGTGACTGAGTTTCCAAAGACaatatttgtttttccctgaaagGCTAACAGTTCTCATTTACTGGGGAAATTTAGGCTGAACTGTTAatttggggcagggggaggaggtTCTTATCCTAAACCCCACTCTGCTAACCTACCATCTGGTGCTACTTGTCTAAATGTAGTCATGAGAAATTCTAGCTTTAACAGAAGTAGCAATTTAGTAGCAATTGGGATTGTTTCATTGCTTGCTAATAGTGTGCAAGATTTTCTTCTCACTGTGGAGTTGTATACAAACTATTTAATTCCAATGACATTTGTCACAGTAGGGAAAAAACCTGTATTTTGTGTGGTGGActcttcaatttttatttttttatttttttttttaattctggaaGTTCTCTTTGTCTCTGCTCTGTAAAATGCTATGATATAAAGGGTCCCCTGGCCACTAGCTTTGGTTCGCAGTTTTCTATGCTCTTGCTCAACTGCTTTACCCAGGAAGGCTTTTTTAATTGAACAAAAGCTTCTTGGGTTGTTCGTGCTGGGCTCCCACCCTTGCTCCAGCCTTCGGTCCTTGTCCAGAGGAGCGAATCCAGATGAacatccagctgtgctgtgctgcctgcttTTAACCATCAGATGGGCGGGTGTGAAGTTGTgtgcccctggagcagggagtggggGATGAGGGGTTACCTTTGCCAGAGCTTCCGAGTGCTCGGGtttggcagcctgtgctgggtaAAGGCCAACGCAGGGAAACACCCTCCCCCTCTGCAGGACGTGGGCTTTGGAGTACAGAGCAGCTGATCAGAGATAAGCATGACAGGGAAGAGGGGTGGACTTTATCAGCGGCAGCCGCCTAGAGGGAGGTGTGTTTTAAATGCAGTGAGAGGAGAGGGCAGAGTCCTGCTGTGCATTAATCCATGGCGTGTCCTGTGTTTCAGGGCGGTGCAAAGTCAGATGCCTTGGACTGGGTGTGAGGCAAGGAGCTGCAATGAGGAAACAGCAGCGTGCACAGGTGTGGAACGGGCCGGGCAGGCTGACAAAGGAGATCAGGAGAACTCGGAAACCGAGATGCTCGGGCAGCATGTGTGTATATCCCGTGGTGGATTACTCCTGGCTGACTGGATCTATGACACGCCAGGGCAGCAGAGTGATTCCTCCAGGCATGGCTGAGGGAACCCTGCCTCCCACCACGGGCTGGAGATGGGTTTCACCCTGTCTACTGCTTATTTCACCCGCAGAAGTCTTGGGATGATGAGACTTCCTGGGAGTTAAAAGAGTGGTTATTCCAAGTAACTACATGGTGTAGGAGCTGTGCAGTACTAGCAGTGTAAGCAGCCCTAGTACCGCTAAGGTGATAACCCAGAGTGAATGCACACTGAATCCAGAATGGAAAGTTTTGAGCTTCCTAACAGTTgctctgtaatttaaaaattggaaaaactAGTTTATCTGTGTCATCTCAATGGGCAAGCAAACAGTGATCACAAAATTAGGTCACAACTTATTTAGTTCAGCAGTCTGACAACACTGCTAGGGAGAGAAAAGGGCTCTGAAAAAGATGATAGGTGAGGTCAGAAACAGTGTAGAGGGTGGGGGGGGAAGTGCCACTTAGGTTTGCATCACGGAGAAAGGTCAGGGACAGGCTGTAAGATGAGAATCCCAAGATACCACTGTCTTAGCAGCATGGAAGATACAAAGAGGACAAACCTTGTTCTTTGGAAGCtgtctgtggagaaaaaaacatgctcccctccccagcccaaaCTTTAGTCTGCTCAGACTTCCTTCATTTAGGGTTCTTTCTGAGAAGCTCCTTGTACAGGAAGGCTCTAGTGGCATTCCTGACATCCCCTGTCAACAGGGCTGCTTGTAGGAGCTCATAGCCAAAGCCTGTGGAAGGCTTTAGGGAGCCTGGTCCATGATATGAATAACAACAACGGCTCTAAATGTGGTGGAAAACGTGGGGAGACACATAAAGATAGTACTAAATCTTACCCTTGCtatattgcagctgtgttaattatccagggaacagccttgccctccCAGCTATGGGTGTGATAAAGAATGAGTTAGCTGCGAGGGGGTTTGGTCAGAGTtagtctgctggctgtgctgtgaggaggaagggacaggaggtcGTGCACGGGACAGAAAAGGGTTAGGTGGCTGTGCTAGGGGCAGGAAGGAGCGAGCTGGAATGGCAGAAGGAAGAGCAaagacaacagagaaaaaaacagagctgCCCATGGGAAGATACAGAGAAAAGGTATGAAAGAGTCCTGGATAACAAGATCCTGATGCTTGGAGCCCTCTGAAGTTTCTAAAAAAGCACTCTGAGTGCAGTGTCCATCTCGACTTCACAGGGAAAGGCTTCATTGTTTTACCAGGCAGCAGTCACTCTGTGTGTCGGTGTGACCTAGACTATAAACCCCAGCTGGAATAAAGAGGAAGGGGGATACACTGgattcctcctgctgtggggGGGGATGTCCTGGAGGGCCCTCCACATTCTCATGCTCAGAGGCCACTTCACAGTTTAGTTTCTTATGAGTTCAAGTTTGTTGTCATTTCACAGAAGAATGATCATTGACAGGACACTGCTTTGGTTTACTGAACTCTTTCTCCTGTAAAAGGTGAAAAGCAGGCTGGGAAAAGGCCTCTGCCTGAAAGTCAGGCAGAGTAGCTTCCCTTCTGCAGGAAGTAGTTTCTCTCTCAAATAAACCCCAAGCAAAGCAGAGACCTCAATTAGTGCTTGAGCAAGGGCTCAAGGCATTCTCTGGCACGCGTGTTATGCAAGGGTCAGGTTCTGCTGCCCTCGTTCCTGTTCCTCCCTGAAACTGCAGGCATTCACACACATGCCTCAAATGCATGAGCAGTCCCACCTACTGCCATGGTCTGCCCCAAAGCCTCCCACTGAGGCTGAGACAGCAGTCCCAGTTTCACTGCTCCTACACCTGGGGTcacgcagcagcagcagcatcaagctggcagcacagcatcCCTGTCTCATGTACCTTGGCTCGCTTCCTGCCTCCCTAGAGGACCTATAGGAGAGACAGTTTAGGTGCAAGATTAACTTGTTGCAATTTTTGATGCTTCAGAAGTGCATTTATGCTAAATCAGAGGGCAGAGTATGCATTATAGGACCTACACAATCCAGTTTAGATTCCTAAAGACAGGGGTTTTTTGTAAACTCTGAGGAATTACTCCACTGGACATCTCTTGACTGCTCTTGGTCCTCCAGTCCCATCTGTCCCCATCACATAAACACCTAACAGACAAATCAGGGCTGGTTATGAAACTGCCTTCCCTCTGCAAGGCTGGGACCCGtactgcagcacagcccctttTCTGCCCAACACAGAATCTTGCCACAATGTTTTCTGTCCCGAGGCGTGGGAACAGGGCTCTAGCCACAGGACGGGTACCACTTCCTAATCCTGTGGTGTGAGGAGGTGCAGGAAttagggagcagcagggatgccgctgggctgtggcactgcCCTGCATTCCTCTCGGCATGGGCTGGTGGGCCAGGTGGCCTGGGAAACGCCCTTCCCGACTGGGGCTTTCCCACTGCCGCCCTCTGCCACAGCCGGTGGCTCTCTGAGGACTCTCGCTGTAAGGCTGGATCTTGatcagctgcatttttaaaagagggACTCATCCTTAATCTGCTGGGATTAAAGAGGGATGTAGTTTTACTGCTCCCCAGAATTTAGGTGGTGTAAACAAGTGTTTTGCAAACCCCAGGACCAACAACGATCTGTCACGGTCAGCAAAAGCAATTTCTCTGCTCTGATTGGGGCCAGACCTGAGCCTCACCCCAAAGCTGTGgtctcactgctgctggtggtCGTGGCTGCACTCAGCAGCTGGTACTGGCcctgtgggctgcagaggaCTTGCCTCCCGAGAGttcctcctgcttccagcagaGTCACTGCATCCTTTCACTGGTAGAAAAGCTGGAAATGGGAGGGAGGGCAGAAAGGCTCAGACGACAGTTCATgggaataatttaaaagtacATTCTTCAATAGGTTCAGCCCGTTTCACAGCTTTTGTTGTGCCTGCGTGGCTTCCTCTCGCAGGGTGGCTGCCGAGGTGCCATCTCCGCGGCAGGATGGGGATGCTGGGGAGCCGTCACCGTCTCAGTCACTGTCGCTGCCGGATGGGTGGGAAGCTGTCCCGCGGCCGAGCTGCGCCctgaggcaggcaggcagcGCTGCCCTGCCGGCGGACGGCGAGACCTTGCCGGCGGAGGACACGCTGCGGGCCAGGGGCTGCGTGGGGAACATGATCGTGCCACGGGGtgcctccaggagctgccagatCTCTCCCGAGGTGGAGCTACCGAGGTATTCCCACGGCTGGCGCCCGCTGCCGTCCCGCACCCGCACCtggcagcccagctgcagcaccagcaccttgATGACAAGCTGGTGGCCGTGTATGGCAGCCAGGTGCAGCGGCGTGTACCCGCAGCCCGAGCGGGCGTCCACGTCTagggccagccccagctgccgCGCCGCcgctgccagctcctgcaggcccGGCCCGTCGCCGTGCTTGGCCAGCCAGTGAAGGACCGTGAAGCCTGATATGAAgtccctctgcagggccagctcAGGCTCTTCCAGAAAGAGCCCCCGCACCTGAGCCCAGCAGCCCGCTGACATTGCCACCAGCCAGGCGTGCTCCCGCTTTCCCAGTGGCACCGAGGGCCCCCGGCTTGCGGCGTTCCTAGGGGAGCTCTTGGAGGGCACGGAGCGGGGCTGCCGCCCACAGTCATCGTGCAGTGAGGCGGGGGTGCCCTGCACCTCCGACAAAGCGAGCTGGCACCTGATGCTCCGGAAAACAGGCAGCGGTGCTGCGGGCTGGCCCTCTGGGTCTTGGGGCACTGCGgggccctgtgctggcagcaagGACCGGGATGGGAGTGACCTGGCAAGGAGTGGCTGCGGGGAGTGGGATAGGGACGGCATAGTGGCGGACTGTGGCAGGGATCGGGGCGGGGGGGACCTGGTGGGGGGCAGGGTCTCAAGACCCGACGGCAGCGTCAGGCTTTGACACGGGTACAGTCGCAGGACGTGAGGTTGGCTTGGTCCCTTAGGGGTCAGCCCCCTGCATCCCCTCGGCCAGTCTGGGGGTGGGCcgctggagagctgctgcagggacctGGACTGCGACGGGGGCAGCCTGGTGGAAGCGAGCACCTCGGGGCCCGATAAAAGCAGTGGCGatgaggaggggctggcagggagcgCCTGCAGGGACCGGGACAGGGGCAGCACCTCCGGGGCGGACAGCAACGGCAAGGATCGCGACGGGGGCAGGTCGACGCGGGACAACAGCGGCAGCGACCGGGACGGGGGCAGGTCGCGGGGGGACAGCGCCCCGGGGCCCGATGACAGCGGCGGGGATTGGGTGGATCCGGCGGGGGGTCGCCTCCCCGGGCTCGCCGAGGGCCGTGAGGCCTTCAGCAAGGGCATCTCGGTCGCGGGCTGCGGCGGAGATCGGGGCTGAGGCGACCCGTACGGGGGAGGCGGCATCTCCGGGCCCGGTGGCGGCGGTGGCGTCCGGGACCGGGACGCTGCGGCAGAGGGCAGCGGCGGCGATAGGGACCGGGGCGGTACAGCGGGGAACAGCGCTCCAGGAAGACCCGTCGGTAGCGCCGGGGGCCGGGGTTGCGCTGCGCCGCCGGGCCGGAGCGCCCACGGGCCCGAGGACAGCGCCTGGGTCCGGTAGGGGGGCGGCTgccggggaggcggcggggagcgggagcggggcggccgGGGGGCGGGCGGCGTCCCGGGGCCCGGCGCGGGCTCGGCGGCAGCGCGGCGCGCCCGGCGGCACTCGCAGCACggcccgccgcggccccgggcggaGCAgccccccgcgccgccgggccgcccctgccccgccgcctccccccggGGGCCGCGCCGCCCGTCGGGGTCGCGTCGGGGCGGCCGCGGCTcgttcttttcctcctcctgctcccgcCGTTCCTCCGGCGGCGGCAGCTCCTCATCGAGGAGGTCGCGGTACCTGCGGCGGAGGACGATGTCCTTGGAGgcgccgggggcggcggcggggtgGACGGTGGCCAGGGAGTTGACGAGACTCTTGAAGTACTCCCGGCGCTCCCGCCGCTGCTGCTCTGTGAGCGCCGGGTCGCGGAGGAACCGCTGGAAGTGGCGGAGCAGCGCCGTGTTGGGGGCTCGTCCCCCGGCCGCCCAGAGGAAGTCCAGCACGGCCTCCTGGCTCAGCTCCCGCGCCATGCTCCGGGCCGGCCGGCTTTCGGTGCTCGGTGCTGTGCCTCGGTGCTCGGCGCTGCACCCAGGTGCGGCGGGGAAACCCGCCTCCTGCCGCGCCGGGCCTctccgcctcctcctcctcctccgcgGCCGGGCCGCCACCCCACGGTCGCCTTTGCCCGGGGTGGCGGCCCGCGGAGGTGCGAGCTGGGGTGACAGCGCTGAGGAGAGGTGACACCGAAGGAGAGAAGCAGGCTagggaggctggaggagctgagaagTGCGAGGGTCCATTGCTGGAGGCTAGTGAGACCAAAGGGCTGCTTATCGGGCACTGTGTCAGTGAACGGACAGGGGATGATAGGCATAAattgaaatgcaggaaattcCATTTGTGCctgaagaaaaactattttacaGCGAGAGTGGGCAGCTGTGGGAACAGGGGCATTCAATGCTCCATGAGACACCTGAACATCAGAGGTGCCTCCCAACCTGAACTGCCCTGGGGTTCAGTGACTTAGGAAAACTGGCAGTAAGTTGGTAATAACTGGCAAAAGCGCTGTGGTTTGGGGTAGCTGTGTTACAAGTGTAAGGACTGTACCCCTGTGACAACCACGCACAAATAGCACGAGTGGCTGCAGTCAAATTGTATCTCGCCTCATCTCATCTCTATATTTGCTGCGCGGCTGAGAGAGGTTGGACACATGTTGTACTGTTGTGGGGATCTCACTTTGTTCTCCACTGCCCATGCTGTTACCACAAGTGTGTACATAACAGGTGAGAGGGACGGGTAAAATCAGTGCCCCCGTGGGCAGTGTGCACTGGGCACACCAAGCAAATGACAGTCCCTGCCCCAAGCAGTTTGGGGACTGAATAGTGGGCAGAAAGTGTGGGAGAGAGGGTGTGCTGGATTTTCTGTCTTGCAGTCAGAAATTGGAGGGACTGAGCTCAGTGTAGGGACCCTGGCTTTAAAGAGGTCTGGATCAGGCCCTAAGTCACACTTCAGAAGCCATCTCTGCTGCAGGCTCCAGGCtatccataaatatttttagctgcCTGTCATGTAAGCAGCTGGAATATCCTCCAGCCTGCTGCAAATCCAGAAGTGTGTGCAGCCCTCACCAACCACAGACAGAGACTGCTGTAGATGCTGTGTACAAGCCGCATCCCATCAGCGGTGTTCATCTGGATAGGGCACAGGTGCCGGGGAGACCGTGAGGCTCATGTTGGTATTTTGGCACTTTGAACATTCCTTTGGTGCTCTTCTCCAAGGCATGGATAcatttctccctcctcttctgATGAGCCCCGGGTTGCCGTCACAACAGCATTTGTTAGCAGCATGCTCTCAGCAGAAACAACTGAGAGAGAATGAATGGAGCATAATGGTTGCAACTATGATCACAAGTAAGAAAGGAGGGTAGATTGTGaagataaaaaattcaaataaacaaCAGTGGCAAAGACTAGTGTGGAAAGTGTTGCTTTGGTTTAATGAACTAAGGCTTAAGCAGAAGGCTTTCCGTGGTATCCCATTGGCTGTGACCTATTTGGTTGTGACAAGCTAATGATGCCCTTGGTAGGCACGTGGCAAAGTCTGCCGAGAGGGTAGCTCCCTTTGATTCAGGGGTACATTCCCTTACAGCCCGggctgaaaaacacattttgggtTCAAGGGGGTGTAATGATGCAGGCAGGCAAGGAAAAGTATAGCCCTGCTACCTGGGCTTGCTTTGTCACCCACTTCATGCTGAGAGGTTTAAAG is a window of Sylvia atricapilla isolate bSylAtr1 chromosome 4, bSylAtr1.pri, whole genome shotgun sequence DNA encoding:
- the SOWAHB gene encoding ankyrin repeat domain-containing protein SOWAHB, giving the protein MARELSQEAVLDFLWAAGGRAPNTALLRHFQRFLRDPALTEQQRRERREYFKSLVNSLATVHPAAAPGASKDIVLRRRYRDLLDEELPPPEERREQEEEKNEPRPPRRDPDGRRGPRGEAAGQGRPGGAGGCSARGRGGPCCECRRARRAAAEPAPGPGTPPAPRPPRSRSPPPPRQPPPYRTQALSSGPWALRPGGAAQPRPPALPTGLPGALFPAVPPRSLSPPLPSAAASRSRTPPPPPGPEMPPPPYGSPQPRSPPQPATEMPLLKASRPSASPGRRPPAGSTQSPPLSSGPGALSPRDLPPSRSLPLLSRVDLPPSRSLPLLSAPEVLPLSRSLQALPASPSSSPLLLSGPEVLASTRLPPSQSRSLQQLSSGPPPDWPRGCRGLTPKGPSQPHVLRLYPCQSLTLPSGLETLPPTRSPPPRSLPQSATMPSLSHSPQPLLARSLPSRSLLPAQGPAVPQDPEGQPAAPLPVFRSIRCQLALSEVQGTPASLHDDCGRQPRSVPSKSSPRNAASRGPSVPLGKREHAWLVAMSAGCWAQVRGLFLEEPELALQRDFISGFTVLHWLAKHGDGPGLQELAAAARQLGLALDVDARSGCGYTPLHLAAIHGHQLVIKVLVLQLGCQVRVRDGSGRQPWEYLGSSTSGEIWQLLEAPRGTIMFPTQPLARSVSSAGKVSPSAGRAALPACLRAQLGRGTASHPSGSDSD